One window from the genome of Ictidomys tridecemlineatus isolate mIctTri1 chromosome 12, mIctTri1.hap1, whole genome shotgun sequence encodes:
- the Msh6 gene encoding DNA mismatch repair protein Msh6 isoform X3 — MPTRLLPGPHAKAAVLLRRLPGPPLPLAGMWPGARLGLGTGPWGPPRRLLRRRTSTEGCGGRQHPHSCDFSPGDLVWAKMEGYPWWPCLVYNHPFDGTFIREKGKSVRVHVQFFDDSPTRGWVSKRLLKPYTGSKSKEAQKGGHFYSSKPEILRAMQRADEALNKDKAERLELAVCDEPSEPEEEEEMEVGATYASDKSEEDNEIESEEEVKPKMEGSRRSSRQVKKRRVISDSESDIGGSDVEFKPDAKEEGSSDEISSGVGDSESEGLDSPVKVAPKRKRMVTGSSAFKRKSSRKEMPSTTKRAAGILSETKNTLSAFSAPQNSDSQAHVSGGGDNSSRPTTWYHETLEWLKKEKRRDEHRRRPDHPDFDASTLYVPEDFLNSCTPGMRKWWQIKSQNFDLVIFYKVGKFYELYHMDALIGVNELGLVFMKGNWAHSGFPEIAFGRYSDSLVQKGYKVARVEQTETPEMMEARCRKMAHISKHDRVVKREICRIITKGTQTYSVLEGDPSENYSKYLLSLKEKEEDSSGHTRMYGVCFVDTSLGKFFIGQFSDDRHCSRFRTLVAHYPPVQVLFEKGNLSVETKTILKSSLSSSLQEGLTPGSQFWDAAKTLRTLLEEGYFTEKLNEDSGVMLPQVLKDMTSESDSIGLTPGEKSELALSALGGCVFYLKKCLIDQELLSMANFEEYIPLDSDMVNTRSGAKFTKANQRMVLDAVTLNNLEIFVNGTNGSTEGTLLERIDTCHTIFGKRLLKQWLCAPLCSPFAINDRLNAIEDLIVVPDKISEVTELLKKLPDLERLLSKIHNVGSPLKSQNHPDSRAIMYEETTYSKKKIIDFLSALEGFKVMCKIIGIMEEVVDDFKSKILKQVVTLQTKNPEGCFPDLTSELNRWDTAFDHEKARKTGLITPKAGFDSDYDQALADIRENEQSLLEYLEKQRNRIGCRTIVYWGIGRNRYQLEIPENFTTHNLPEEYELKSTKKGCKRYWTKTIEKKLANLINAEERRDISLKDCMRRLFYNFDKNYKDWQSAVECIAVLDVLICLANYSQGGDGPMCRPVILLPGEDTLPFLELKGSRHPCITKTFFGDDFIPNDILIGCEEEEKENGKAYCVLVTGPNMGGKSTLIRQAGLLAVMAQMGCYVPAEVCRLTPVDRVFTRLGASDRIMSGESTFFVELSETASILTHATAHSLVLMDELGRGTATFDGTAIANAVVKELAETIKCRTLFSTHYHSLVEEYSKNVAVRLGHMACMVENECEDPSQETITFLYKFIKGACPKSYGFNAARLANLPEEVIQKGHRKAREFERMNQSLRLFREVCLASERSTLDAEAVHKLLSLIKEL; from the exons GTTCAAAATCAAAGGAGGCCCAGAAGGGAGGCCATTTTTACAGTTCAAAGCCTGAAATACTTAGAGCAATGCAACGTGCAGATGAAGCCTTAAATAAAGACAAGGCTGAGAGGCTTGAATTGGCAGTTTGTGATGAGCCCTCAGAgccagaagaggaggaagagatggag GTAGGTGCAACTTATGCATCAGATAAGAGTGAAGAAGATAATGAAATTGAGAGTGAAGAGGAAGTGAAGCCTAAGATGGAAGGATCTAGGCGAAGTAGCCGTCAAGTAAAAAAAAGGAGGGTCATATCAGACTCTGAGAGTGACATTGGTGGCTCTGATGTGGAATTCAAACCAGATGCTAAGGAGGAAGGAAGCAGTGATGAAATAAGCAGTGGAGTGGGGGATAGCGAGAGTGAAGGCCTGGACAGCCCTGTCAAAGTTGCTCCAAAACGTAAGAGAATGGTGACAGGAAGTAgtgcttttaaaaggaaaagttcAAGAAAAGAAATGCCCTCAACCACCAAAAGAGCAGCTGGCATTTTATCAGAAACCAAAAATACTTTGAGTGCTTTCTCTGCTCCTCAAAATTCTGATTCTCAAGCCCATGTTAGTGGAGGGGGTGATAATAGTAGTCGCCCCACTACCTGGTATCATGAAACTTTAGAATGGcttaagaaggaaaagagaagagatgagCATAGGAGGCGGCCTGATCACCCCGATTTTGATGCATCCACACTCTATGTGCCCGAAGATTTCCTTAATTCCTGTACTCCTGGTATGAGGAAGTGGTGGCAGATTAAGTCTCAGAACTTTGATCTTGTTATCTTTTATAAGGTGGGGAAGTTTTACGAACTGTATCACATGGATGCTCTTATTGGAGTCAATGAATTGGGACTGGTATTCATGAAAGGCAACTGGGCCCATTCTGGTTTTCCTGAAATTGCATTTGGCCGGTACTCAGATTCCCTGGTACAGAAGGGCTATAAAGTAGCACGGGTGGAACAGACTGAAACTCCTGAGATGATGGAGGCACGATGCCGAAAGATGGCACATATATCTAAGCATGATAGAGTGGTGAAGAGAGAAATTTGTAGGATCATTACTAAGGGTACACAGACCTATAGTGTGCTGGAAGGTGATCCCTCTGAGAACTACAGTAAATATCTTCTTAGcctcaaagaaaaagaggaagattcTTCTGGCCACACTCGCATGTATGGTGTGTGCTTTGTTGATACTTCCCTGGGAAAGTTTTTCATAGGTCAGTTTTCAGATGATCGTCATTGTTCCAGATTTAGGACTCTAGTAGCACACTATCCTCCAGTACAAGTCTTGTTTGAAAAAGGAAATCTCTCAGTGGAGACGAAGACAATTCTAAAGAGTTCATTATCCTCCTCTCTTCAGGAAGGTCTGACACCAGGGTCCCAATTTTGGGATGCAGCTAAAACTTTGAGAACTCTCCTTGAAGAGGGCTATTTTACTGAAAAACTAAATGAGGACAGTGGGGTGATGTTGCCCCAGGTACTTAAAGATATGACCTCAGAGTCTGATTCCATTGGGCTGACaccaggagaaaaaagtgaattgGCCCTCTCTGCTCTAGGTGGTTGTGTCTTCTACCTCAAAAAATGCCTTATTGATCAGGAGCTTTTATCCATGGCTAATTTCGAAGAATATATTCCCTTGGATTCTGACATGGTCAATACAAGATCTGGTGCTAAATTTACTAAAGCTAATCAACGAATGGTGCTAGATGCAGTGACGTTAAACAACTTGGAGATTTTTGTAAATGGGACAAATGGTTCTACTGAAGGGACCCTGCTAGAAAGAATTGATACTTGCCATACTATTTTTGGTAAACGGCTTCTAAAACAGTGGCTTTGTGCTCCGCTGTGTAGCCCTTTTGCTATCAATGACCGTCTAAATGCCATAGAAGACCTCATCGTCGTGCCTGACAAAATCTCTGAAGTTACAGAGCTTCTAAAGAAGCTGCCAGATCTTGAGAGGCTACTGAGTAAAATTCATAATGTTGGTTCTCCCCTAAAGAGCCAGAACCACCCTGATAGCAGGGCTATAATGTATGAAGAAACTACATATAGCAAAAAAAAgatcattgattttctttctgcACTTGAAGGATTCAAAGTAATGTGTAAAATTATAGGAATTATGGAAGAAGTTGTTGATGATTTTAAGTCCAAAATCCTTAAGCAGGTCGTTACTCTACAGACAAAAAATCCTGAAGGCTGCTTCCCTGATTTGACTTCAGAACTGAATCGATGGGATACAGCCTTTGACCACGAAAAAGCTCGAAAGACTGGACTGATTACTCCCAAAGCAGGATTTGACTCTGATTATGACCAAGCGCTTGCCGACATACGAGAAAATGAGCAGAGCCTCTTAGAATACTTAGAGAAACAGCGCAATCGAATAGGCTGTAGGACCATAGTATATTGGGGGATTGGTAGGAACCGTTACCAGTTGGAAATTCCAGAGAATTTTACCACCCATAATTTGCCAGAAGAATATGAGCTGAAATCTACCAAGAAGGGCTGTAAACGATACTGGACCAAAACTATTGAGAAGAAGTTGGCCAATCTGATAAATGCTGAAGAACGCAGAGATATATCGTTGAAGGACTGCATGCGGCGACTGTTctataattttgataaaaattacaaGGACTGGCAGTCTGCTGTAGAGTGCATTGCAGTATTGG ATGTCTTAATATGTCTGGCTAACTATAGTCAAGGTGGTGATGGTCCTATGTGTCGCCCAGTGATTCTGTTACCAGGAGAAGACACTCTCCCTTTCTTAGAGCTTAAAGGTTCACGACATCCCTGCATTACGAAGACTTTTTTTGGAGATGATTTTATTCCTAATGACATTCTAATAGGCtgtgaggaagaagagaaagaaaatggcaaagcTTATTGTGTGCTTGTTACTGGACCGAATATGGGGGGCAAGTCTACACTCATAAGACAG GCTGGCCTGTTAGCTGTAATGGCCCAGATGGGTTGTTATGTACCTGCTGAAGTTTGTAGGCTCACACCAGTTGACAGAGTGTTTACTAGACTTGGTGCCTCAGATAGAATAATGTCAG GTGAAAGTACATTTTTTGTTGAATTAAGTGAAACTGCCAGCATACTTACACATGCAACAGCCCATTCCCTTGTGCTTATGGATGAATTAG GAAGAGGTACTGCAACATTTGATGGGACAGCAATAGCAAATGCAGTTGTTAAAGAACTTGCTGAGACGATAAAGTGTCGTACATTGTTTTCTACCCACTATCATTCATTGGTAGAAGAATATTCTAAAAATGTTGCTGTGCGCCTAGGACATATG gcatGCATGGTAGAAAATGAGTGTGAAGACCCAAGCCAGGAGACTATTACCTTCCTCTATAAATTCATTAAGGGAGCTTGTCCTAAGAGCTATGGCTTTAATGCAGCAAGGCTTGCTAATCTTCCAGAGGAAGTCATTCAAAAGGGACATAGAAAAGCAAGAGAATTTGAGAGGATGAATCAGTCACTACGACTATTTCG ggaaGTTTGCCTGGCTAGTGAAAGGTCGACTCTAGATGCTGAAGCTGtccataagttgctgagtttgATTAAAGAGTTATAG